In the genome of Hydrogenophaga sp. PBL-H3, the window CGGGCCCGACAAGTGCAAGTACGCGGTGGAAGAGCTCGGCTTTGACGCCTGCATCGACTACAAGCTGCACAAGGACGCTTACTCGTTGGCCAAAGCCTTGAAAGACGTGTGCCCCAAGGGCATCGACGGCTATTTCGAAAACGTCGGTGGCATGGTGCTGGATGCCGTGCTTCTGCGCATGAACGCCTTCGGCCGCATCGCCGTGTGCGGAATGATCGCCGGCTACGACGGCCAGCCACTGCCGCTGACCAACCCCGCGCTGATCCTGGTGAACCGTCTGAAGATCGAAGGCTTCATCGTCAGCGAGCACATGGAAGTCTGGCCCGAGGCCCTCGCCGAGCTGGGCACGCTGGTGGCCACCGGCAAACTGCGCCCGCGCGAAACCGTGGCCGAGGGTCTTGCCGCTGCACCCGAAGCTTTCATGGGGCTGCTCAAGGGCAAGAACTTCGGCAAACAACTCGTCAAGCTGATCTGACCACCAGGAGGCCGGCATGGTGACCACGCACGAAGTGTTCAACCAGCCCGCGCCGCTGGTCGACACCAACCTGTTCAGCGCCAACCGGGCCATGCAGGCCGCGCTGGCGTTCAACGCGCCTGCACTGGACACGGCGCCGCTGCAGGCGCTGGGCGCCATTGTGGGCAGCGGCGAGATGCAGGCGCACGCGCGGCTGGCCAATGTGCACACGCCGCAGCTCAAGACGCACAACCGGTTTGGGCAGCGGGTGGACCAGGTGGAGTTTCATCCGAGTTATCACGCGTTGATGAAAGAAGCGGTGGCGGCCGGTCTGCACGGTACGGCCTTTTCCGCCGAGCAGCAGGCCACCGGGCATGCCCACCAGTTGCGTGCTGCCGGATTCATGCTGTTCACCGAGCTGGAGCCTTCCATCCTCTGCCCCATTTCCATGAGCTACGCCGTCGCCCCGGCGCTCAAGGACAACGAGGCCATCTACAACGAGTGGGCACCCGGCCTCACCAGCCGCGCCTACGACCCGACCCTCAAGGTCTGGCGCGACAAGGTCGGCCTGACCATGGGCATGGGCATGACCGAGAAGCAGGGCGGCTCCGACGTGCGCGCGAACACCACGCGCGCAGAGCCCACCGGCACAGACCACTGGGGCCAGCGTTTCAGCGTCACCGGCCACAAGTGGTTCTTCTCCGCGCCCATGTGCGACGCCTTCCTGATCCTGGCGCAGACCACCAATGGCCTGAGCTGCCTGTTCCTGCCGCGCGTGTTGCCCGACGGTTCGATGAACCAGCTCTTCATCCAGCGCCTGAAGGACAAGCTGGGCAACAAGGCCAACGCGAGCTCCGAGGTGGAGTTCGTGGGCGCCAGTGCCTGGCTGGTGGGCGAGGAGGGCCGGGGCATTCCGCAGATCCTGGCCATGGGCACCATGACGCGGCTCGATTGCGCTCTGGGCACCAGCGGCCTGATGCGCCAGGCGCTGAGCATTGCGCTCAACCACACGGCACAGCGCAAGGCGTTCGGCAAGATGCTGATCGACCAGCCGCTGATGAAAAACGTGCTGGCCGACCTGGCGCTGGAATCGGAGGCCGCGACCGCACTGGCACTGCGCCTGGCGCGCAGTTTCGACCGCCCCGGCGATGCCCACGAACAGGTGATGAACCGCCTGCTCACGCCGGTGGCCAAGTTCTGGATCTGCAAGCGCGGCAGCCACTTTGCACAGGAAACCATGGAGTGCCTGGGTGGCAACGGCTATGTGGAAGAGGGCGGCGAGGGCGTGATGGCGCGCATCTACCGCGAGATGCCGCTCAACAGCATCTGGGAGGGCGCGGGCAACATCATGGCCATCGACCTGCTGCGCGCCTTGCGCAAGGCCGACGCCGCCGCCGCACTGGCACACGAACTGGCCCCGGCACGCGGCATGCACCCGGCGCTGGACCGGCTCGCCGCGCAACTGCCGATCCGCGTGGAAGAAATGGCCACCGAGATGGAGGCGCGCCGCCTGGCGCAAGACGTGGCCCTGGCCGTGCAGGCCGCGCTGCTCGCGCAGACCGCGCCATCTGCCGTGTTCGGTGCCTTCTGTGATTCGCGCATTGGCGGTGAGTGGGGTCACAGCTTCGGCTCGCTGGGCGCCGGTGTCGACTTCGACGCCATACTCAACCGCGCCATGCCGCACTGAACAACAACGAACCTGGAGACACCATGCCCGACCTCATCCTGCACCACTACCCCACGTCGCCGTTTTCGGAAAAGGTGCGCCTGATCCTGGGCCACAAGAAGCTCAGCTGGCAGAGTGTGAATATCCCGCGCATCATGCCCAAGCCCGACGTGATCACCCTCACCGGCGGCTACCGCCGCACGCCGTTCCTGCAGATCGGCGCCGATATCTATTGCGACACCGCGCTCATCTGCGACGTGCTCGAACACCACCAGCCCGAGCCCACGCTCTACCCCGAACACCTCAAAGGCATGGCGCGCGTTTTGTCCCAGTGGGCCGACAGCACGCTGTTCTGGGCCGCCATGGGCTACAGCCTCAGCCCCAAAGGCGCGGCGGCGCTGTTTGCCGGCCAGCCGCCCGAAGCCGCACAGGCCTTCGCGGCCGACCGCGGTGCCATGCGTGGCGGCATGACCAGCCTGCGCCCGGGCGACGCAAGCTCCGCCTACAAGAGCTACCTGCGCCGCCTTTCGACCATGGTGGAAATGCACCCCTTCCTGCTGGGTGATGCACCCTGCGTGGCCGACTTCGCGGCCTACCACCCACTGTGGTTCAGCCGCGTGGTCAACCCCGCCATGGCCGGCATCCTGGACGCAACGCCGCACGTCATTGAATGGATGGACCGCATGGCCGCCATCGGCCACGGCCACTTGAGCAAACTCACGTCCACCGATGCCATCGCCATCGCCGCTGCCGCCCAGCCCGCGCCCCACACCGACGACACCTTCCAGGACGACCACGGCATCGCGCTGGGCAGCCGCGTGACCATCAGCGCCGAGACGTTTGGGCAAGAGCCCACCGAGGGCATCTTGCGCGCGGCCACCCGAACCCGCTACACGCTGGAGCGCACCGATGATCGCGCCGGGCTGCTGCACGTGCATTTCCCACGCATTGGTTTTGTGCTGAGGGAAGTGCGCGCTTGAGCCCCACCCCCCAGACCTGGCGCTGCCTGCCGTTTGATGCCCTGCATGCCCGCACGCTCTATGCCCTGCTGCAATTGCGCACCGAAGTGTTCGTGATGGAGCAGCACTGCGTGTTCCAGGACATGGACGGGGCCGACGCGCAGTGCTTTCACCTGTTGGGCGAAGGAGCCCGGGGGCTCGAAGCCTATGCCCGCCTGGTGCCGGCAGGCTTGAAGTTCAACGAAGCCAGCATTGGCCGCGTGGTCACGCTGCCGGCGGCGCGCGGTGGCGGCCTGGGCCATGTGCTCATGCGCGAGGCAGTGCGGGCGCTGCACGGCCTGTGGGGGATGCAGCCCATCCGCATCGGCGCGCAGGCGCACCTGCAACCCTTCTACCGACAGCATGGTTTTGAGCCGTCGGGCCCGATGTACATCGAGGACGGCATCGACCACATCGAAATGCTGCGCCCCGCCTGATTGTTGACACACCCACAGAGGAGACAGACATGATTCAAGACTTCAAAGACAAGACCGCCGTGCTCACCGGCGCGGGCTCGGGCTTCGGCCTGGAGTGCGCGCGCATTGGCGCCAGGCTGGGCATGAACCTCGTGCTGGTCGACGTGCAGCAGGACGCGCTGGACAAGGCCACGGCCGAGATCAGTGCCACCGGCGTGAGGGTGCTTGCGCGCAAGGTGGACGTCGCGGACCAGGCGCAGATGGAGGCGCTGGCCGCCGACGTGGAGAAGACCTTCGGAGCACCGCATTTCGTGTTCAACAACGCGGGTGTGGGCTCGGGCGGCCTGATCTGGGAGAACTCGGTGAAGGACTGGGAGTGGGTGCTGGGCGTGAACCTCTGGGGCGTGGTGCACGGCGTTCGCCTGTTCACCCCCATGATGCTGGCCGCCGCAAAGAAAGACCCGGCCTGGCGCGGCCACATCGTGAACACCGCCAGCATGGCCGGCCTGCTCACGCCTCCCAACATGGGCATCTACAACGTGAGCAAGCACGCCGTGGTGAGCCTGACCGAGACCCTGTACCAGGACCTGAAGCTGGTAAGCGACCAGGTGAGCGCGAGCGTGCTCTGCCCGTACTTCGTGCCCACCGGCATCAGCCAGAGCCACCGCAACAAGCCGGCCGAACTGGCCGATGAGAAAGCCACCCAGAGCCAGCTGATTGGCCAGGCCATGAGCGACAAGGCGGTGAGCTCGGGCAAGGTCACGGCGGCCGAGGTGGCGCAGCTGGTGTTTGACGCCATCACGGCCGACCGCTTTTATATCTTCAGCCACCCGCGCGCACTGGGGAATGTACGCGCCCGCATGGAAGGCATCGTGAACCAGACCAACCCGGCGGACCCGTTCGCCGAGCGGCCCGAAATCGGGGTACAGCTTCGGTCTGCACTTCGAAGCTGAGCGCCGACACTGCCCACCCGACAAGCCGCTTTCAGCGGCTTTTTTTCGCCCGTCGCTGGCGTGACGGTTGGTCGGACGCCATGGGTACCCACAGACAGAGGTTTTGCACAAATGAATACTAAAAGCTAAGCATTTGTGGGCGAAGGCGTTGCATTTGCGCCCTCTGTCCATGCCTCGCATGTACTACTTCGTACTGAGAAATGTGTTGGTTGTCACGCTTCTTCTAACAAAAAGAACGATTTCGGGCGTTTCGTGTAACAAGGCAGGGCTAGTTGCTTGCATCTGGTTACGAAGTCATCACAATTCATTCGTGGCTGGCGATATTTTGTTACTCACGTAACTGAACGTATCCACGGGGGTGGGGTTCCAGCAAGCCATCAGCCACTGGTTGCTCATGGGGGGTGACCGGTGAATCAACTTAGTCAAGGAGTTAATCATGGACAAATTTCTGAATGCGACGCGCCGTTTCCTGCGTGATGAAGAGGGTGTGACGGCGATTGAATACGGCCTGATTGCGGCGCTGATTGCGGTGGTGATCATTGCCGGTGCTGCCCTGGTTGGTACCAATCTGAACACCCTGTTCGGCAACATTGCTGCTTGCTTGAGCAATCCGTCCGCAACTTGCTTTCCGTAAGCCCATGACGAGAAGGGGCTTGTGCCCCTTCCCCTTTTGACACGGAGGTCGAAATGGCATTTCAAGTGACGCCAGCGAGCAGCCAGAAGGAAATCGGTGTGACCTCCATCGAGTACGCGCTCATGGCCGCATTGATAGCGCTGGCCGCGATTGTCGGTTTTTCGCTGTTGGGCGGATCGCAGGGGGCTGGATGGGATGCATGGAGCGCCAAGGTGGTCGAGGCGGTAGCCGGCGATTGAAACCTGAAACGTCAACGCGTTTGGTACTCCACCTGCCTGGGTTTCGCGCAGGTTAGCCAGTTGGAGTGAAGAAAGGAGGTGCAGAGATGAACGTACAACTACAAATACAAGTTTCTTCATGGCAGCTAATTGCTTCGTGCATTCTTGCGATCGCGCTGCTTGTTGCGATTGCCTTTGATGCCCGCGCTCGCCGTATTCCCAATTTCCTGGTGTTGACAGTCCTGATCGCCGGACTGCTGCTCAATGCCGTGGGTCCGCAGCCTTTCCGGGTGAACGACGGACTTTTCTCACTCACACCAGGTGCCTTGGGTTTTGCCGGCAGCCTGCTTGGCGGGTTGGTCGCATTGATGGCCTTTCTTCCCATGTACGCCCTTCGCGCCCTGGGCGCAGGCGACGTGAAGCTGCTCGCTGGTGTGGGCGCCTTTGCCGGCACCGCGGCCTTTCTCAACATCGCCCTGTGGGTACTCCTGGCAGGTGGTGTGCTGGCCCTGGCGCGCATGGCCGTTGTGGGTCATCCCCGGCTCTTGTTGAACAACATGGCCGCCGTGATGACGGGGCAGTTCAAACCCGCGCAAACCCTCTGGCGCATGCCTTACGCCGTGGCCATCGCCATGGGCGTCGCCGCGCACGCTGCGTGGGTGTTCTCGGGGCGCACCCCGATCCTGAATTTCTGAGGCCCACACCATGCTGGACACTACCCGCATCCCGGTCTCCACGCTGCTGAAGTCGGAACCTACCGACACGCTCGTTGATGTCTCCGACATTGCGGGTCTGCCGGCTTCGTTTCTATCCGACCTGGCCTTGCGCCATCTCGGACGCAAGGGTGAGCTCAAGCTGTTCGCGCTGGCGCAGGCACTCGGTCTGCCGGTGCCGCTGGTGGACGGGCTGCTGCACCAAATGCGCAGCCTGGCGTTGGTGGAGGTGCCGCGCCGCGGCACGCTGGACGGCGACATCAGCTACGTGCTCACCGATGCCGGCCACCGCCTGGCGCGCCTGGCCTTCGAGAAATGCCATTACGTGGGCCCCGCACCGGTGCCGCTCAACGACTACATCGCCCAGGTGAAAGAGCAGGGCCAGCACCTTGCGCCGGTGCGGGCCGAAAGGCTGCAGCAGGTGCTGGGCGACATGGTGGTCGACCCAGCGCTGTTGCCCACGCTGGGCAGTGCGCTCAACTCGGGCAAGGCCATTTACCTGTTTGGCGACAGCGGCACCGGCAAGACCTACCTGGCCGAACACCTGGTGCGCACGCTGGAGGGCCACATCTGGGTGCCGCACGCGGTCTATGTGGACGGTGAGGTGATCACGGTGTTCGACCCCATCGTGCACAAGCGTGTGACGCTGGCGCCCGTGCCCGACCGCGCCCTGGTGCGCGACCTCTCCAGCGACGGTCGCTGGGTGCGCACCGAGCGCCCCGTGGTGATTGCTGGCGGTGAACTCACGCTGGACACGCTGGACCTCGAATTTGATGCCAGCAGCCGCCTGCACATTGCGCCGCCGCAGATGAAAGCCAACAACGGCATCTTCGTGGTGGACGACCTGGGACGCCAGCGCGTGAGCCCGCGCGACCTCATGAACCGCTGGATCGTGCCGCTGGACCGGCACGTGGACTACCTCACCCTGAACACCGGCACCAAATTCTCGGTGCCGTTCGATGTACGGGTGATCTTCTCGTCGAACCTCTCGCCTGACGAGCTGGTGGACCCCGCCTTTGCGCGCCGGCTGGGCTACAAGCTGCGCATCCACGCACTGGACGCCGCCAGCTACCGCACCGTGGTGGCCCAGGCCTGCCTGCGCAGCGGCGTGCCGGAAGACTTGCGCGCCATCGATCACCTCATCAACACATTGCACCCATGCGATGACACCCCGTACTACCCCTGCATCCCGTTCGACGTGATCAGCAAGATCGCCGACCTCGACCGCTACCTCGGCGAGCCTGCTCGCATG includes:
- a CDS encoding isovaleryl-CoA dehydrogenase, with amino-acid sequence MVTTHEVFNQPAPLVDTNLFSANRAMQAALAFNAPALDTAPLQALGAIVGSGEMQAHARLANVHTPQLKTHNRFGQRVDQVEFHPSYHALMKEAVAAGLHGTAFSAEQQATGHAHQLRAAGFMLFTELEPSILCPISMSYAVAPALKDNEAIYNEWAPGLTSRAYDPTLKVWRDKVGLTMGMGMTEKQGGSDVRANTTRAEPTGTDHWGQRFSVTGHKWFFSAPMCDAFLILAQTTNGLSCLFLPRVLPDGSMNQLFIQRLKDKLGNKANASSEVEFVGASAWLVGEEGRGIPQILAMGTMTRLDCALGTSGLMRQALSIALNHTAQRKAFGKMLIDQPLMKNVLADLALESEAATALALRLARSFDRPGDAHEQVMNRLLTPVAKFWICKRGSHFAQETMECLGGNGYVEEGGEGVMARIYREMPLNSIWEGAGNIMAIDLLRALRKADAAAALAHELAPARGMHPALDRLAAQLPIRVEEMATEMEARRLAQDVALAVQAALLAQTAPSAVFGAFCDSRIGGEWGHSFGSLGAGVDFDAILNRAMPH
- a CDS encoding glutathione S-transferase family protein, which encodes MPDLILHHYPTSPFSEKVRLILGHKKLSWQSVNIPRIMPKPDVITLTGGYRRTPFLQIGADIYCDTALICDVLEHHQPEPTLYPEHLKGMARVLSQWADSTLFWAAMGYSLSPKGAAALFAGQPPEAAQAFAADRGAMRGGMTSLRPGDASSAYKSYLRRLSTMVEMHPFLLGDAPCVADFAAYHPLWFSRVVNPAMAGILDATPHVIEWMDRMAAIGHGHLSKLTSTDAIAIAAAAQPAPHTDDTFQDDHGIALGSRVTISAETFGQEPTEGILRAATRTRYTLERTDDRAGLLHVHFPRIGFVLREVRA
- a CDS encoding GNAT family N-acetyltransferase; amino-acid sequence: MSPTPQTWRCLPFDALHARTLYALLQLRTEVFVMEQHCVFQDMDGADAQCFHLLGEGARGLEAYARLVPAGLKFNEASIGRVVTLPAARGGGLGHVLMREAVRALHGLWGMQPIRIGAQAHLQPFYRQHGFEPSGPMYIEDGIDHIEMLRPA
- a CDS encoding SDR family oxidoreductase, producing MIQDFKDKTAVLTGAGSGFGLECARIGARLGMNLVLVDVQQDALDKATAEISATGVRVLARKVDVADQAQMEALAADVEKTFGAPHFVFNNAGVGSGGLIWENSVKDWEWVLGVNLWGVVHGVRLFTPMMLAAAKKDPAWRGHIVNTASMAGLLTPPNMGIYNVSKHAVVSLTETLYQDLKLVSDQVSASVLCPYFVPTGISQSHRNKPAELADEKATQSQLIGQAMSDKAVSSGKVTAAEVAQLVFDAITADRFYIFSHPRALGNVRARMEGIVNQTNPADPFAERPEIGVQLRSALRS
- a CDS encoding Flp family type IVb pilin, whose protein sequence is MDKFLNATRRFLRDEEGVTAIEYGLIAALIAVVIIAGAALVGTNLNTLFGNIAACLSNPSATCFP
- a CDS encoding Flp family type IVb pilin; amino-acid sequence: MAFQVTPASSQKEIGVTSIEYALMAALIALAAIVGFSLLGGSQGAGWDAWSAKVVEAVAGD
- a CDS encoding A24 family peptidase codes for the protein MNVQLQIQVSSWQLIASCILAIALLVAIAFDARARRIPNFLVLTVLIAGLLLNAVGPQPFRVNDGLFSLTPGALGFAGSLLGGLVALMAFLPMYALRALGAGDVKLLAGVGAFAGTAAFLNIALWVLLAGGVLALARMAVVGHPRLLLNNMAAVMTGQFKPAQTLWRMPYAVAIAMGVAAHAAWVFSGRTPILNF
- a CDS encoding ATP-binding protein; amino-acid sequence: MLDTTRIPVSTLLKSEPTDTLVDVSDIAGLPASFLSDLALRHLGRKGELKLFALAQALGLPVPLVDGLLHQMRSLALVEVPRRGTLDGDISYVLTDAGHRLARLAFEKCHYVGPAPVPLNDYIAQVKEQGQHLAPVRAERLQQVLGDMVVDPALLPTLGSALNSGKAIYLFGDSGTGKTYLAEHLVRTLEGHIWVPHAVYVDGEVITVFDPIVHKRVTLAPVPDRALVRDLSSDGRWVRTERPVVIAGGELTLDTLDLEFDASSRLHIAPPQMKANNGIFVVDDLGRQRVSPRDLMNRWIVPLDRHVDYLTLNTGTKFSVPFDVRVIFSSNLSPDELVDPAFARRLGYKLRIHALDAASYRTVVAQACLRSGVPEDLRAIDHLINTLHPCDDTPYYPCIPFDVISKIADLDRYLGEPARMTCERLDWAWNAYFGLEDRIPRTLVNNISGE